In Subdoligranulum variabile, the genomic stretch TCGTAAGGACGGCTATCTGGAGGGGAACGGCTGGCGTGTCAGCTGGTGCGTGGGCCATCTGGCCGGTCTTGCGGATGCAGACAGTTATGATCCCAAGTATGCCAAGTGGCGATATGATGACCTGCCTATTCTGCCGGAGCATTGGCAGATGGTGGTGGGAAAGGATAAGAAAAAGCAGTTTGATATTCTCAAAAAGCTGATGAACGCCCCGGATGTGACCGAAGTGGTAAATGCCTGCGATGCCGGACGCGAGGGCGAGCTGATCTTCCGCAGCGTCTATGAGCTGGCAGGCTGTCAAAAGCCGATGAAAAGGCTCTGGATTTCTTCAATGGAGGACTCCGCCATAAGGGAAGGCTTTACAAACCTGCGCCCCGGTGCGGACTATGACGGACTTCGAGATGCTGCCCTCTGCCGTGCCAAGGCCGACTGGCTGGTGGGGATCAATGCGACAAGGCTTTTTTCCGTGCTGTACCACCGCACCCTCAACATCGGGCGCGTTATGTCCCCAACGCTGGCGCTCATTGTCCAACGAGAAGCTGAGATCGACACCTTTAAGCCGGTTCCCTTTTATACCGTGGCGCTGGAGCTGCCCGGTCTTACCGTATCCGGGGAGCGTATGAGTGACCGAGCAAGCGCAGAGCAGCTGAAAGAAGCCTGTCAGGGTGCAGCTGTCACAATCAAAAAAGTGGAGTGCAAGGAAAAGTCCGAAAAGCCGCCTGCCCTCTATGACCTGACTACTCTGCAAAGAGATGCCAACCGCCTGCTTGGATTTACAGCCCAGCAGACCCTGGACTATCTGCAAAGCCTGTATGAAAAGAAGCTCTGCACCTATCCCCGTACTGACAGCCGCTATCTGACCGGTGATATGGCAGACAGCCTGCCGGTGTTGGTGAATCTGGTTGCCAATGCTATGCTGTTTCGCAAAGGGATCGCCATTACCTGTGATCCGCAGACAGTCATCAACGATAAGAAAGTAACCGACCACCACGCAGTAATCCCTACCAGAAATCTCAAGGATGCAGACCTTTCTGCCCTTCCTGCGGGAGAAAAAGCGGTGCTGGAGCTGGTGGCCCTGCGTCTGCTGTGTGCAGTGGCCCAGCCCCATATCTATTCGGAAACCGTTGTGATTGCAGCGTGTGCCGGTAGGGAGTTTACCGCCAAAGGAAAAACGGTGAAGCACCCCGGATGGAAAGCACTGGAGGACGCCTACCGTGCCAAAATGAAGGATGCAGAGCCGAAAAAAGAGGGCGCAGAGAAAGCCCTGCCGGAGCTGACTGAAGGACAGACCCTTTCGGTTGCTGCGGCAATCGTCAAAGAAGGCAAAAGCAGTCCGCCTCAGCACTTTACGGAGGATACCCTATTGTCCGCGATGGAGACTGCCGGAAAAGAGGATATGCCGGAGGATGCCGAGCGAAAAGGTTTGGGGACACCGGCCACCCGTGCCGGTATTTTGGAAAAGCTGGTATCTGCCGGTTTTCTGGAACGAAAAAAGAACAGGAAAACGGTGCAGCTTCTCCCTTCCCACGATGCAGTTTCCCTGATCACCGTTCTGCCGGAACAGCTGCAATCTCCGCTTTTGACTGCCGAGTGGGAGTACCGCCTGGGCGAGATCGAGCGCGGGCAGCTTGCCCTGGAGGAGTTTTTAGACGGTATCAGTGCCATGCTGAAAGATCTGGTGGGGACTTATCAGGTCATCAAGGGAACCGAGTACCTGTTTGCCCCGCCCCGTGAGGTGGTAGGCAAATGCCCTCGCTGCGGTGGGGAAGTTGCAGAACTGCAAAAAGGCTTCTTCTGTCAGAATGATTCTTGCAAATTTGCAATCTGGAAAAATAACAAATGGTGGGCTGCCAAGAAAAAACAGCCGACCAAGGCTGTGGTGTCTGCACTGCTTAACGATGGCCGTGTCCATGTGACGGGCCTATATTCGGAGAAAACCGGAAAGACCTACGATGCCGCTGTGGTTTTGGAGGATGATGGACAGTACGCCAACTTCAAGCTGGAATTTGACCAGCGGAAAGGAGGCAGCCGATGAAGCTCTCTTTAGTGGAACGGGAAACCATTCTCCTCTATAACCAGGCAGAACCAATGGCTGAGATCTATACTCATGATCCCCGTCTGATGGAGAAGCTGGATCTGCTGGCAAAAAAGCACCCCGACCAGATCATCCGAAAGGACGCCCATAACTTTACCGTCCCCAAGCGGTGTGTATCAGTCCGAGAGCCATATAGCGCAGAACGCCGCAAAGCTGCCAGTGAGCGTGCGAAAGCTGCCGGATACCAGCCCCCTGCGAGAAAGTCCGGCAGTTAAAGGCACATGGCAGAGAATGTATTTGAAGCAGTCAAGCAGTCGGTCAGCACAAGAGAAGCGGCAGAGCTTTATGGGATAAAAGTCAAACGAAATGGCATGGCCTGCTGTCCCTTTCACGATGATAAGAACCCCAGCATGAAGGTAGACCAGCGGTTCCACTGCTTTGGCTGCGGTGAAGATGGGGATGTGATCGACTTTACCGCAAAGCTCTTTGACCTCTCTTCAAAAGAAGCGGCGGAGAAACTGGCACAGGACTTTGGCCTGATCTATGACAGTCAGGCCCCGCCCCGCAGGAGATATGTCCGGCAGAAAACCGAGGCGCAGAAGTTTCGTGAGGACCGGCAGCGGTGTTATCGCGTACTGTCCGATTACTACCATCTGCTGAAAAAATGGGGGATTGACCATTCTCCCCGGACACCGGAGGAAGAACCGCACCCCCGCTTTGTGGAAGCAATCCAGAAGAAAACCTATGTAGAGTACCTGTTGGACCTTTTTCTTTATGAAAGTGAAGAAGAACAAAGGGTATGGGTTGCAGAACACACAGCAGAAATCACACACTTGGAAAGGAGATTGAAAATCATGGCTGAGAACAAACCCACCAACCGAGAGCGGCTAAGGGAAATCACAGATGGCATCGAGCAGGGGATCAAGGAACTGTTTGAGAGTGAAAAGTATATGCGCTATCTGTCCGTCATGTCCCGCTTCCACCGCTATTCGGTAAACAACACCATGCTCATCTATATGCAGAAGCCGGACGCCACATTGGTAGCCGGATACAATAAGTGGAAAGACCAGTTTGAGCGTCATGTAAAAAAGGGCGAGCATGGCATTACCATCATCGCCCCCACACCGTATAAGAAGAAAATCGAGGAGCAGAAGCTGGACCCGGATACCAAGGCTCCGATTCTGGATAAAGACGGAAAGATCGTCACAGAGGAAAAAGAAATCGAAATCCCCATGTTTCGTCCGGTCAAGGTCTTTGATGTGAGCCAGACCGATGGGAAACCTTTGCCGGAGCTTGCTTCCTCCCTTTCCGGCAATGTGCCAAATTATGAGGCATTCATGGAGGCTCTGCGCCGCAGTGCGCCGGTGCCGATCACTTTTGAAGCAATGGCCGCCGATACGGACGGCTATTTTTCTACCGATCATCAGAAAATCGCCATTCGTCGGGGCATGAGTGAGGTGCAGACGGTTTCGGCCACAGTACACGAGATTGCCCACAGCAAGCTCCATGACCCTAAAAAATATGAAATGCTACCGTCATGGAAGGTTGTGCTGGAGAGTGAAGGTGGAACCAAGCATGATTTCAAGCTGGATTTTGCCACAGAAAAAGAAGCTGAACAGTTTGCTTCTGATATGGATTGGCGCTATGTGGACGAAAATCAGTTTGAATGGCGGCTTGCAGTTGAGGAAGATGCAACCGCAGAAAAACAGGCAATCAAAAACCGTCACACGGAGGAAGTGGAGGCTGAAAGCATTTCCTATGCGGTCTGCAAGTATTTTGGCATCGAGACTGGAGAAAACAGCTTCGGCTATATTGCAAGCTGGAGTAAGGGCAAGGAACTGAAAGAACTGAG encodes the following:
- a CDS encoding type IA DNA topoisomerase, producing the protein MMRYKLVIAEKPSVAQSLAAVIGATARKDGYLEGNGWRVSWCVGHLAGLADADSYDPKYAKWRYDDLPILPEHWQMVVGKDKKKQFDILKKLMNAPDVTEVVNACDAGREGELIFRSVYELAGCQKPMKRLWISSMEDSAIREGFTNLRPGADYDGLRDAALCRAKADWLVGINATRLFSVLYHRTLNIGRVMSPTLALIVQREAEIDTFKPVPFYTVALELPGLTVSGERMSDRASAEQLKEACQGAAVTIKKVECKEKSEKPPALYDLTTLQRDANRLLGFTAQQTLDYLQSLYEKKLCTYPRTDSRYLTGDMADSLPVLVNLVANAMLFRKGIAITCDPQTVINDKKVTDHHAVIPTRNLKDADLSALPAGEKAVLELVALRLLCAVAQPHIYSETVVIAACAGREFTAKGKTVKHPGWKALEDAYRAKMKDAEPKKEGAEKALPELTEGQTLSVAAAIVKEGKSSPPQHFTEDTLLSAMETAGKEDMPEDAERKGLGTPATRAGILEKLVSAGFLERKKNRKTVQLLPSHDAVSLITVLPEQLQSPLLTAEWEYRLGEIERGQLALEEFLDGISAMLKDLVGTYQVIKGTEYLFAPPREVVGKCPRCGGEVAELQKGFFCQNDSCKFAIWKNNKWWAAKKKQPTKAVVSALLNDGRVHVTGLYSEKTGKTYDAAVVLEDDGQYANFKLEFDQRKGGSR